The Macaca fascicularis isolate 582-1 chromosome 1, T2T-MFA8v1.1 genome includes a window with the following:
- the USP1 gene encoding ubiquitin carboxyl-terminal hydrolase 1 isoform X2 — MYEGYLQHDAQEVLQCILGNIQETCQLLKKEEVKNVAELPTKVEEIPHQKEEMSGINSMEMDSVRHSEDCKEKLPKGNGKRKSDTEFGNMKKKVKVSKEHQSLEENQRQTRSKRKATSDTLEIPPKIIPKCISENESPRPSQKKSRVKINWLKSATKQPSILSKFCSLGKITTNQGAKGQSKENEYDPEEDLGKYENDNTTHACGFESPGNTVTPVNVNEVKPINKGEEQIGFELVEKLFQGQLVLRTRCLECESLTERREDFQDISVPVQEDELSKVEESSEISPEPKTEMKTLRWAISQFASVERIVGEDKYFCENCHHYTEAERSLLFDKMPEVITIHLKCFAASGLEFDCYGGGLSKINTPLLTPLKLSLEEWSTKPTNDSYGLFAVVMHSGITISSGHYTASVKVTDLNSLELDKGNFVVDQMCEIGKPEPLNEEEARGVVENYDDEEVSIRVGGNTQPSKVLNKKNVEAIGLLGGQKSKADYELYNKASNPDKVASTAFAENRNSETNDTNGTHESDRNKESSDQTGVNISGFENKISYVVQSLKEYEGKWLLFDDSEVKVTEEKDFLNSLSPTTSPTSTPYLLFYKKL, encoded by the exons ATGTATGAAGGCTATCTACAGCATGATGCACAGGAAGTATTACAGTGTATTTTGGGAAACATTCAAGAAACATGCCAACtcctaaaaaaagaagaagtaaaaaatgtGGCAGAATTACCTACTAAGGTAGAAGAAATACCTCATCAGAAAGAGGAAATGAGTGGTATTAACAGCATGGAGATGGACAGTGTGAGGCATTCTGAAGACTGTAAAGAAAAACTCCcaaaaggaaatgggaaaagaaaaagtgacacTGAATTTGGtaacatgaagaaaaaagttaaagtaTCCAAGGAACACCAGTCATTGGAAGAGAACCAGAGACAAACTAGATCAAAAAGAAAAGCTACAAGTGATACATTAGAGATTCCTCCTAAAATAATTCCCAAGTGTATTTCTGAAAATGAGAGTCCAAGACCCTcacaaaagaaatcaagagttAAAATAAATTGGTTAAAGTCTGCAACTAAGCAACCCAGCATTCTTTCTAAATTCTGTAGTCtgggaaaaataacaacaaaccaAGGAGCCAAAGGACAatctaaagaaaatgaatatgatCCTGAAGAGGACTTGGGGAAGTATGAAAATGATAACACAACTCATGCTTGTGGATTTGAATCTCCAGGAAATACTGTTACACCTGTGAATGTTAATGAAGTTAAACCCATAAACAAAG GTGAGGAACAAATTGGTTTTGAGCTAGTGGAGAAATTATTTCAAGGTCAGCTGGTATTAAGGACGCGTTGCTTGGAATGTGAAAGTTtaacagaaagaagagaagattttCAAGACATCAGTGTGCCAGTACAAGAAGATGAGCTTTCCAAAGTAGAGGAGAGTTCTGAAA tttctccagagccaaaaacagaaatgaagacccTGAGATGGGCAATTTCACAATTTGCTTCAGTAGAAAGGATCGTAGGAGAAgataaatatttctgtgaaaactgCCATCATTATACTGAAGCTGAACGAAGTCTTTTGTTTGACAAAATGCCTGAAGTTATAACTATTCATTTGAAGTGCTTTGCTGCTAGCGGTTTGGA GTTTGATTGTTACGGTGGTGGACTTTCCAAGATCAACACTCCTTTATTGACACCTCTTAAATTGTCACTAGAAGAATGGAGCACAAAGCCAACTAACGACAGCTATGGATTGTTTGCGGTTGTGATGCATAGTGGCATTACAATTAGTAGTGGGCATTACACTGCTTCTGTTAAAGTCACTGACCTTAACAGTTTAGAACTAGATAAAGGAAATTTTGTGGTTGACCAAATGTGTGAAATAGGTAAGCCAGAACCATTGAATGAGGAGGAAGCAAGGGGTGTGGTTGAGAATTATGATGATGAAGAAGTGTCGATTAGAGTTGGTGGAAATACACAGCCAAGTAAAGTTTTgaacaaaaaaaatgtagaagCTATTGGACTTCTTGGAGGACAAAAGAGCAAAGCAGATTATGAGCTATACAACAAAGCCTCTAATCCTGATAAGGTTGCTAGTACAGCGTTTGCCGAAAATAGAAATTCTGAGACTAACGATACTAATGGGACCCATGAATCTGATAGAAACAAGGAATCCAGTGACCAAACAGGCGTTAATATTAGTGGATTTGAGAACAAAATTTCATATGTAGTGCAAAGCTTAAAGGAGTATGAGGGGAAGTGGTTGCTTTTTGATGATTCTGAAGTCAAAGTTACTGAAGAGAAGGACTTTCTGAATTCTCTTTCCCCTACTACATCTCCTACTTCTACTCCTTACTTgctattttataagaaattatag
- the USP1 gene encoding ubiquitin carboxyl-terminal hydrolase 1 isoform X1 — protein sequence MPGVIPSESNGLSRGSPSKKNRLSLKFFQKKETKRALDFTDSQENEEKASEYRASEIDQVVPAAQSSPINCEKRENLLPFVGLNNLGNTCYLNSILQVLYFCPGFKSGVKHLFNVISRKKEALKDEANQKDKGNCKEDSLASYELICSLQSLIISVEQLQASFLLNPEKYTDELATQPRRLLNTLRELNPMYEGYLQHDAQEVLQCILGNIQETCQLLKKEEVKNVAELPTKVEEIPHQKEEMSGINSMEMDSVRHSEDCKEKLPKGNGKRKSDTEFGNMKKKVKVSKEHQSLEENQRQTRSKRKATSDTLEIPPKIIPKCISENESPRPSQKKSRVKINWLKSATKQPSILSKFCSLGKITTNQGAKGQSKENEYDPEEDLGKYENDNTTHACGFESPGNTVTPVNVNEVKPINKGEEQIGFELVEKLFQGQLVLRTRCLECESLTERREDFQDISVPVQEDELSKVEESSEISPEPKTEMKTLRWAISQFASVERIVGEDKYFCENCHHYTEAERSLLFDKMPEVITIHLKCFAASGLEFDCYGGGLSKINTPLLTPLKLSLEEWSTKPTNDSYGLFAVVMHSGITISSGHYTASVKVTDLNSLELDKGNFVVDQMCEIGKPEPLNEEEARGVVENYDDEEVSIRVGGNTQPSKVLNKKNVEAIGLLGGQKSKADYELYNKASNPDKVASTAFAENRNSETNDTNGTHESDRNKESSDQTGVNISGFENKISYVVQSLKEYEGKWLLFDDSEVKVTEEKDFLNSLSPTTSPTSTPYLLFYKKL from the exons atgcctGGTGTCATACCTAGTGAAAGTAATGGACTTTCAAGAGGTAGCCCATCAAAGAAAAACAGACTTTCCTTAAAGTTTTTTCAGAAAAAGGAAACTAAGAGAGCTTTGGATTTCACAGATtctcaagaaaatgaagaaaaagcttCTGAATATAGAGCATCTGAAAT TGATCAAGTTGTTCCTGCAGCACAGTCTTCACCTATAAACtgtgagaagagagaaaactTGTTACCATTTGTGGGACTGAATAATCTCGGCAATACTTGCTATCTTAATAGTATACTTCAG GTATTATATTTTTGTCCCGGTTTTAAATCTGGAGTAAAGCActtatttaatgttatttcaaGGAAGAAAGAAGCTCTAAAGGATGAAGCCAATCAAAAAGACAAG GGAAATTGCAAAGAAGATTCTTTGGCAAGTTATGAATTGATATGCAGTTTACAGTCCTTAATCATTTCGGTTGAACAGCTCCAAGCTAGTTTTCTCTTAAATCCAGAGAAATATACTGATGAACTTGCCACTCAGCCAAGGCGACTGCTTAACACACTCAG ggAACTCAACCCTATGTATGAAGGCTATCTACAGCATGATGCACAGGAAGTATTACAGTGTATTTTGGGAAACATTCAAGAAACATGCCAACtcctaaaaaaagaagaagtaaaaaatgtGGCAGAATTACCTACTAAGGTAGAAGAAATACCTCATCAGAAAGAGGAAATGAGTGGTATTAACAGCATGGAGATGGACAGTGTGAGGCATTCTGAAGACTGTAAAGAAAAACTCCcaaaaggaaatgggaaaagaaaaagtgacacTGAATTTGGtaacatgaagaaaaaagttaaagtaTCCAAGGAACACCAGTCATTGGAAGAGAACCAGAGACAAACTAGATCAAAAAGAAAAGCTACAAGTGATACATTAGAGATTCCTCCTAAAATAATTCCCAAGTGTATTTCTGAAAATGAGAGTCCAAGACCCTcacaaaagaaatcaagagttAAAATAAATTGGTTAAAGTCTGCAACTAAGCAACCCAGCATTCTTTCTAAATTCTGTAGTCtgggaaaaataacaacaaaccaAGGAGCCAAAGGACAatctaaagaaaatgaatatgatCCTGAAGAGGACTTGGGGAAGTATGAAAATGATAACACAACTCATGCTTGTGGATTTGAATCTCCAGGAAATACTGTTACACCTGTGAATGTTAATGAAGTTAAACCCATAAACAAAG GTGAGGAACAAATTGGTTTTGAGCTAGTGGAGAAATTATTTCAAGGTCAGCTGGTATTAAGGACGCGTTGCTTGGAATGTGAAAGTTtaacagaaagaagagaagattttCAAGACATCAGTGTGCCAGTACAAGAAGATGAGCTTTCCAAAGTAGAGGAGAGTTCTGAAA tttctccagagccaaaaacagaaatgaagacccTGAGATGGGCAATTTCACAATTTGCTTCAGTAGAAAGGATCGTAGGAGAAgataaatatttctgtgaaaactgCCATCATTATACTGAAGCTGAACGAAGTCTTTTGTTTGACAAAATGCCTGAAGTTATAACTATTCATTTGAAGTGCTTTGCTGCTAGCGGTTTGGA GTTTGATTGTTACGGTGGTGGACTTTCCAAGATCAACACTCCTTTATTGACACCTCTTAAATTGTCACTAGAAGAATGGAGCACAAAGCCAACTAACGACAGCTATGGATTGTTTGCGGTTGTGATGCATAGTGGCATTACAATTAGTAGTGGGCATTACACTGCTTCTGTTAAAGTCACTGACCTTAACAGTTTAGAACTAGATAAAGGAAATTTTGTGGTTGACCAAATGTGTGAAATAGGTAAGCCAGAACCATTGAATGAGGAGGAAGCAAGGGGTGTGGTTGAGAATTATGATGATGAAGAAGTGTCGATTAGAGTTGGTGGAAATACACAGCCAAGTAAAGTTTTgaacaaaaaaaatgtagaagCTATTGGACTTCTTGGAGGACAAAAGAGCAAAGCAGATTATGAGCTATACAACAAAGCCTCTAATCCTGATAAGGTTGCTAGTACAGCGTTTGCCGAAAATAGAAATTCTGAGACTAACGATACTAATGGGACCCATGAATCTGATAGAAACAAGGAATCCAGTGACCAAACAGGCGTTAATATTAGTGGATTTGAGAACAAAATTTCATATGTAGTGCAAAGCTTAAAGGAGTATGAGGGGAAGTGGTTGCTTTTTGATGATTCTGAAGTCAAAGTTACTGAAGAGAAGGACTTTCTGAATTCTCTTTCCCCTACTACATCTCCTACTTCTACTCCTTACTTgctattttataagaaattatag